The following proteins are co-located in the Frigidibacter mobilis genome:
- the truA gene encoding tRNA pseudouridine(38-40) synthase TruA — protein sequence MPRFALKIEYHGAPFAGWQRQSGQPSVQEAVEVALRRLEPEAPGIAAAGRTDAGVHATGQVAHCDLAKGWDPFRLAEALNWHLKPQPVAILAAARVADDFHARFSAIERRYLFRLIQRRAPVTHDRGLVWQVQNPLDLAAMQAGAAHLVGHHDFTTFRSTMCQAASPVKTLDEIAISAHPVPQGTEYRFTLRARSFLHNQVRSIVGTLERVGAGAWAPEDVRRALQAKNRAACGPVCPPQGLYLTGVGYPEDPFA from the coding sequence ATGCCAAGGTTTGCACTGAAGATCGAGTATCACGGCGCCCCCTTCGCCGGCTGGCAGCGCCAGAGCGGCCAGCCCTCGGTGCAGGAGGCCGTGGAGGTGGCGCTGCGCCGGCTGGAGCCAGAGGCCCCCGGCATCGCCGCCGCAGGCCGCACCGATGCCGGGGTCCATGCCACGGGCCAGGTGGCACATTGCGACCTGGCGAAGGGCTGGGACCCGTTCCGGCTCGCCGAGGCGCTCAACTGGCACCTGAAGCCGCAGCCGGTGGCGATCCTCGCCGCCGCCCGGGTGGCAGACGACTTCCACGCCCGCTTCTCGGCCATCGAACGGCGCTACCTGTTCCGCCTGATCCAGCGCCGCGCCCCGGTGACCCATGACAGGGGCCTCGTCTGGCAGGTGCAGAACCCGCTGGACCTTGCCGCGATGCAGGCCGGCGCCGCGCATCTGGTGGGGCACCATGACTTCACCACCTTCCGCTCCACCATGTGCCAGGCGGCCTCGCCGGTGAAGACGCTGGACGAGATCGCCATCAGCGCGCATCCGGTCCCGCAGGGCACCGAATACCGCTTCACGCTCCGCGCCCGCAGCTTCCTGCACAACCAGGTCCGCTCCATCGTCGGCACGCTGGAGCGCGTCGGCGCCGGGGCCTGGGCGCCCGAGGACGTGCGCCGCGCGCTGCAGGCAAAGAACCGCGCCGCCTGCGGCCCGGTCTGCCCGCCGCAGGGCCTCTACCTCACCGGCGTCGGCTACCCCGAAGATCCCTTCGCCTGA
- a CDS encoding group III truncated hemoglobin, giving the protein MTSLPPRFPITADQIDLVVTAFYAAVRRDAALGPIFARHVTDWPVHEAKVAAFWRNAILLERGYDGSPMRAHLRAGDVKAGHFPDWLALFDATLRRELPADTAAAWSSLAHRIGQGLRMGVAEMETRAGGVPVLR; this is encoded by the coding sequence ATGACCAGCCTGCCACCACGCTTCCCCATCACCGCCGACCAGATCGACCTTGTGGTCACCGCCTTCTACGCCGCCGTGCGCCGCGACGCCGCCCTCGGCCCGATCTTCGCCCGCCACGTCACCGACTGGCCGGTGCATGAGGCGAAGGTCGCCGCCTTCTGGCGCAACGCGATCCTGCTGGAGCGGGGCTATGACGGCAGCCCGATGCGCGCCCATCTGCGCGCAGGCGACGTGAAGGCCGGGCATTTCCCGGACTGGCTCGCGCTCTTCGACGCGACCCTGCGGCGCGAACTCCCTGCAGACACGGCGGCGGCGTGGTCCAGCCTCGCCCACCGCATCGGCCAGGGCCTGCGCATGGGCGTGGCCGAGATGGAGACGCGCGCCGGCGGCGTGCCGGTTCTACGCTAG
- the ileS gene encoding isoleucine--tRNA ligase, giving the protein MCAETADPTADTVDYRDTVFLPETPFPMRAGLPAREPGWLERWEKIGVYDRLRAKQGRAPFTLHDGPPYANGHLHIGHALNKTIKDMIVRSHQMMGFDARYVPGWDCHGLPIEWKIEEQYRAKGLDKDDVDVVAFRQECRKFAEGWVDIQREEFKRLGITGNWADPYLTMDFHAEAVIAEEFMKFLMNGSLYQGSKPVMWSPVEKTALAEAEVEYHDLTSHTVWVRFKVTEWGSRMVAVSDGSIAHLEPAAMTAHVGAEKSKLDSASVVIWTTTPWTIPQNRAVAFNPSISYVAVEVLKVIEGSTAKVGEVLVLAENLVKATLASAKVEEWQQVAKLHDLEHTVLAHPYANIEGGNGEWDFAVPMLPGDHVTDEAGTGFVHTAPSHGDDDYQMGLKFNLPMTYNVEADGSYRADLPLFGGQAILTAEGKEGPANVSNIKALHGAGALFAKGKIKHSYPHSWRSKAPLIYRNTPQWFVAIDKPLEDGMGQYGDTIRARALKSIEDLVKFTPPSGRNRLHAMMDSRPDWVLSRQRAWGVPLTCFTKRGAKPTDADFLLEDRAVNARIVAAFEAEGADVWYAPGFKERMLDGLRDPEAYDQVFDVLDVWFDSGSTHAFVLRDRADGTADGIADVYMEGTDQHRGWFHSSLLQACGTKGRAPYRGVVTHGFTLDEKGMKMSKSLGNTIVPAEIVKDYGADILRLWVAQADYTADQRIGKEILKGTADSYRRLRNTMRFLLGNLEGFTEAERVAPADMPELERWVLHRLAELDHVVRKGYREYDFQGVFQTLFTFCTVDLSAVYFDIRKDALYCDPADSLRRRAARSTLDLLFHRLTTWLAPILVFTMEEVWLCRFPGEDSSLHLQDMPETPADWRDEPLAAKWEALRRVRRVVTAALEVQRTAKAIGASLEAAPVVHVEDAAALAALKSVDFAEVCITSGMVLTGDPAPTEAFRLPEVPGVGVVFELAEGEKCQRCWQILPDVGSHAHAHTCARCDAALTGMGK; this is encoded by the coding sequence ATGTGCGCCGAGACCGCTGACCCGACCGCCGATACCGTCGACTACCGCGACACCGTGTTCCTGCCCGAGACCCCGTTCCCGATGCGCGCCGGCCTTCCCGCGCGTGAGCCGGGCTGGCTGGAGCGGTGGGAGAAGATCGGCGTCTATGACCGCCTGCGCGCCAAGCAGGGCCGCGCGCCCTTCACGCTGCATGACGGCCCGCCCTATGCCAACGGCCACCTGCATATCGGCCACGCGCTGAACAAGACCATCAAGGACATGATCGTGCGCAGCCACCAGATGATGGGCTTTGACGCGCGCTATGTGCCGGGCTGGGACTGCCACGGCCTGCCGATCGAATGGAAGATCGAGGAGCAATACCGCGCCAAGGGCCTCGACAAGGACGATGTCGACGTGGTCGCCTTCCGGCAGGAATGCCGCAAGTTCGCCGAAGGCTGGGTCGACATCCAGCGCGAGGAGTTCAAGCGGCTGGGGATCACCGGCAACTGGGCAGACCCCTACCTGACCATGGATTTCCACGCCGAGGCGGTGATCGCCGAGGAGTTCATGAAGTTCCTGATGAACGGCTCGCTGTATCAGGGGTCCAAGCCCGTGATGTGGTCGCCGGTGGAAAAGACCGCGCTGGCCGAGGCGGAGGTGGAGTATCACGACCTGACCTCGCATACGGTGTGGGTGCGGTTCAAGGTGACCGAATGGGGAAGCAGAATGGTGGCCGTCTCGGATGGCTCGATTGCTCACCTGGAACCAGCCGCTATGACGGCACATGTAGGAGCGGAGAAGAGCAAGCTCGACAGTGCGTCGGTGGTCATCTGGACGACAACGCCGTGGACTATCCCTCAGAATCGAGCAGTCGCATTCAATCCTTCCATCTCCTACGTCGCGGTAGAGGTTTTGAAGGTTATCGAGGGAAGCACTGCTAAGGTCGGAGAAGTGCTCGTTCTTGCAGAAAACCTTGTCAAGGCGACTTTGGCCTCTGCCAAAGTCGAGGAATGGCAACAAGTCGCCAAGCTCCACGACTTGGAGCATACAGTCCTCGCCCATCCCTACGCCAACATCGAAGGCGGCAACGGCGAGTGGGACTTCGCCGTCCCGATGCTCCCCGGCGACCATGTCACCGACGAGGCGGGCACCGGCTTTGTCCACACCGCCCCCTCGCACGGCGATGACGACTACCAGATGGGGCTGAAGTTCAACCTGCCGATGACCTACAATGTCGAGGCGGATGGCTCCTACCGGGCCGATCTGCCGCTGTTCGGCGGGCAGGCGATCCTGACGGCCGAGGGCAAGGAAGGCCCGGCCAACGTCTCGAACATCAAGGCGCTGCACGGGGCCGGGGCGCTGTTTGCCAAGGGCAAGATCAAGCACTCCTACCCGCATTCCTGGCGGTCGAAGGCGCCGCTGATCTATCGCAACACCCCGCAATGGTTCGTCGCCATCGACAAGCCGCTGGAGGACGGGATGGGCCAGTATGGCGACACCATCCGCGCCCGGGCGCTGAAATCCATCGAGGATCTGGTGAAGTTCACCCCGCCCTCGGGCCGCAACCGCCTGCATGCGATGATGGACAGCCGCCCCGACTGGGTGCTGTCGCGCCAGCGCGCCTGGGGTGTGCCGCTGACCTGCTTCACCAAACGCGGCGCCAAGCCGACCGACGCGGACTTCCTGCTGGAAGACCGGGCCGTGAATGCCCGAATTGTTGCCGCCTTCGAGGCGGAGGGGGCCGACGTCTGGTATGCGCCCGGTTTCAAGGAGCGGATGCTGGACGGGCTGCGCGACCCCGAGGCCTATGACCAGGTGTTCGACGTGCTGGACGTGTGGTTCGATAGCGGTTCCACCCATGCCTTCGTGCTCCGCGACCGGGCCGATGGTACCGCTGACGGCATCGCCGATGTCTATATGGAAGGCACCGACCAGCACAGGGGCTGGTTCCACTCCTCGCTGCTGCAAGCCTGCGGCACCAAGGGGCGGGCGCCCTATCGGGGCGTTGTCACCCACGGCTTCACGCTGGACGAGAAGGGCATGAAGATGTCCAAATCGCTGGGAAATACCATCGTCCCGGCGGAAATCGTCAAGGATTACGGCGCGGATATCCTGCGGCTGTGGGTGGCGCAGGCGGACTACACCGCCGACCAGCGCATCGGCAAAGAGATCCTGAAGGGCACCGCCGACAGCTACCGCCGTCTGCGCAACACCATGCGCTTCCTTCTGGGCAACCTCGAGGGCTTTACCGAGGCCGAGCGGGTGGCGCCGGCGGATATGCCCGAGCTGGAACGCTGGGTGCTGCACCGGCTGGCGGAACTCGACCATGTCGTGCGCAAGGGCTACCGCGAGTATGACTTTCAGGGCGTGTTCCAGACGCTGTTCACCTTCTGCACGGTCGACCTGTCGGCGGTGTATTTCGACATCCGCAAGGACGCGCTTTATTGCGATCCGGCCGACAGTCTGCGCCGACGCGCGGCGCGCAGCACGCTCGACCTGCTGTTCCACCGGCTGACGACCTGGCTGGCGCCGATCCTGGTGTTCACGATGGAAGAGGTGTGGCTGTGCCGCTTCCCGGGCGAGGACTCGTCGCTGCACCTGCAGGACATGCCCGAAACCCCGGCGGATTGGCGCGACGAGCCGCTGGCGGCGAAATGGGAGGCGCTGCGCCGGGTGCGCCGCGTGGTGACGGCGGCGCTGGAGGTGCAGCGCACCGCCAAGGCCATCGGCGCGAGCCTTGAAGCGGCGCCGGTGGTGCATGTCGAGGATGCGGCGGCGCTGGCGGCGCTGAAATCGGTGGATTTCGCGGAGGTGTGCATCACCTCGGGCATGGTGCTGACCGGCGATCCGGCCCCGACCGAGGCGTTCCGCCTGCCCGAAGTGCCCGGCGTCGGCGTGGTGTTCGAGCTGGCCGAGGGCGAGAAATGCCAGCGCTGCTGGCAGATCCTGCCCGATGTCGGCAGCCATGCGCATGCCCACACCTGCGCGCGCTGCGATGCCGCGCTGACCGGGATGGGGAAGTAG
- a CDS encoding YcjF family protein has translation MTLEPKRRGPVILEREGAAEFTPASAPPVPDFTPDGRAMQIAARVAARPPSRLGRFFWASAGALLSFMVSLAAWNFVTGLLARNPVLGWVAVGLVGAFVLAALLIALRELSAYARLARLDRVHRAATEALLAGDLTAARAVSARLIALYAARPETAWGRERLAERQGELLDADALLQLAEAELLAPLDQAARREVEAAARTVATVTALVPIALADVVAALAANLRMVRRVAEIYGGRAGTLGSWRLLRTVFTHLVATGAVAVGDDMIETVAGGGLLAKVSRRFGEGVVNGALTARVGVAAIEVCRPLPFAALPGPKVSNLVGRALAGLFPTGKGGDD, from the coding sequence ATGACCCTGGAACCCAAGCGCCGCGGCCCGGTGATCCTGGAGCGCGAGGGGGCGGCGGAGTTCACGCCTGCCTCGGCCCCGCCGGTGCCAGACTTCACGCCCGACGGGCGCGCCATGCAGATTGCGGCGCGGGTGGCGGCGCGGCCGCCGTCACGCCTCGGGCGGTTCTTCTGGGCCAGTGCCGGGGCGTTGCTGTCGTTCATGGTCTCGCTGGCCGCGTGGAATTTCGTGACCGGCCTCCTGGCGCGCAACCCGGTTCTGGGGTGGGTGGCGGTGGGGTTGGTTGGCGCCTTCGTGCTGGCGGCGCTGCTGATCGCGCTGCGCGAGCTGTCGGCCTATGCGCGGCTGGCGCGGCTGGACCGGGTGCACCGGGCCGCAACCGAGGCGCTGCTGGCGGGTGACCTGACTGCGGCGCGGGCGGTGTCGGCGCGGTTGATCGCGCTCTATGCAGCGCGGCCCGAGACGGCCTGGGGGCGTGAGCGGCTGGCAGAGCGGCAGGGTGAGCTGCTCGATGCCGATGCGCTGCTGCAACTGGCGGAAGCCGAACTGCTGGCGCCACTGGACCAGGCGGCGCGGCGCGAGGTGGAGGCGGCGGCGCGGACGGTGGCGACCGTCACCGCGCTGGTGCCAATCGCGCTGGCAGATGTGGTGGCGGCGCTGGCGGCGAACCTGCGGATGGTGCGGCGGGTGGCCGAGATCTATGGCGGGCGCGCGGGCACGCTGGGAAGCTGGCGGCTGCTGCGCACGGTGTTCACGCATCTGGTGGCGACCGGGGCGGTGGCGGTCGGGGATGACATGATCGAGACGGTGGCGGGGGGCGGCCTCCTTGCCAAGGTCTCGCGGCGCTTCGGGGAGGGCGTGGTCAATGGCGCGCTGACGGCGCGGGTGGGGGTGGCGGCGATCGAGGTGTGCCGGCCGCTGCCCTTTGCCGCGTTGCCGGGGCCGAAGGTTTCAAACCTCGTGGGGCGGGCGCTGGCGGGGTTGTTTCCGACCGGGAAGGGCGGAGACGACTAG
- a CDS encoding methylated-DNA--[protein]-cysteine S-methyltransferase gives MQAAFDTPLGRLVLTEDGGAITRLHWGAEAAGAGSPLLAEAGAQLAEYFAGRLTRFDLPLALGDGFRGRFLQALCDIPYGETRRYGDLAAELEVSAQAVGQACGANPIPVIVPCHRVLGAAGLGGFSAPGGVETKVALLRLEGAAGLLI, from the coding sequence ATGCAGGCGGCGTTCGACACGCCGCTTGGCCGGCTGGTGCTGACCGAGGACGGCGGCGCGATCACGCGGCTGCACTGGGGCGCGGAGGCGGCGGGCGCAGGCTCGCCGCTGCTGGCCGAGGCGGGGGCGCAGCTGGCGGAGTATTTCGCCGGGCGGCTGACCCGGTTCGATCTGCCGTTGGCGCTTGGGGACGGGTTCCGCGGGCGGTTCCTGCAGGCGCTGTGCGACATTCCCTATGGCGAGACGCGGCGTTACGGCGATCTGGCGGCAGAGCTGGAGGTTTCGGCGCAGGCGGTGGGGCAGGCCTGCGGTGCCAACCCGATCCCGGTGATCGTGCCCTGCCACCGGGTTTTGGGGGCTGCCGGGCTTGGCGGATTTTCGGCGCCGGGCGGGGTGGAGACCAAGGTCGCGCTGCTGCGGCTGGAAGGCGCCGCGGGCCTGCTGATCTAA
- a CDS encoding 3'-5' exonuclease, whose translation MMERWSLRLRVFLLFAALAAASWGALGAGLWAGYHRLGDPAVLPAFVQAGLLAGFAILGLTAGFWYLFDENVARAIERLAGGMRARTHAAVTGELDAAPARYLGDLAPAAAAVTLTLAETRNALAEAVARETTRLQAEKDRLEALLSDVPVGVLLCSGDHQLVFYNGQAVDLLGGGAAPGLDRRLFDYLRQAPVAHAHARLLEAGDPDAASDLLVATVAGARVLAGRMRLLDQGREGPGYVLTLRDVTADLAAHAERGALLAEVFDRVRRPAANLQTVIGVLAEEQGATPALTGAMLEEVGRLASAITELGGRYDDSRSNWWPLAFTRASDLADGIRARIEAAGLQVTADPAPILLRCDGFEIVALVSVLAERVAAAGLARSFTLEIAEDGAGAMIRLGWAGPALPLGQLDGWLAGPLEVGLADVTGQSVLLTHATECWPDREAAGRAGICLPVREARRAHRRPAPVTRAVVYDFDLLSKARNAGVLEARLEDLTYVVFDTETTGLLPAQGDEIVQIAAVRIVNGRRVEKEVFDTLVNPGRPIPAASTEVHGITGAMVAEAPRIDEVGRRFHKFAEGAVLVAHNAPFDMEFLRRHEAGIGASFDNPILDTVLLSAVVFGQGETHSLDALTHRLGITIPEEARHTAIGDTVATADAFLRLLPMLRAKGMVTFGDVLAEVRKHGRLLKDLNG comes from the coding sequence ATGATGGAGCGCTGGAGCCTTCGCCTGCGGGTCTTCCTGCTGTTCGCGGCGCTGGCTGCGGCAAGCTGGGGCGCGCTTGGGGCGGGGCTCTGGGCCGGGTATCACCGGCTGGGCGATCCTGCGGTGCTGCCGGCCTTCGTGCAGGCCGGGCTGCTGGCGGGCTTTGCGATCCTGGGGCTGACGGCCGGGTTCTGGTATCTGTTCGACGAGAATGTCGCCCGCGCGATCGAGCGGCTGGCGGGCGGGATGCGGGCCCGCACCCATGCCGCGGTGACGGGCGAGCTGGATGCGGCCCCGGCGCGCTATCTGGGCGATCTCGCCCCCGCCGCCGCCGCCGTCACCCTGACGCTGGCCGAGACGCGCAATGCGCTGGCCGAGGCGGTGGCGCGCGAGACCACGCGGCTTCAGGCCGAGAAGGACCGGCTGGAGGCGCTGCTGTCGGATGTGCCGGTGGGGGTGCTGCTATGCTCGGGCGACCATCAGCTGGTGTTCTACAACGGGCAGGCGGTGGACCTGCTGGGCGGCGGGGCGGCGCCCGGCCTCGACCGACGGCTGTTCGACTATCTGCGCCAGGCGCCGGTGGCCCACGCCCATGCACGGCTGCTGGAGGCGGGTGACCCCGATGCCGCCTCGGACCTGCTGGTCGCCACGGTGGCGGGGGCGCGGGTGCTGGCGGGGCGGATGCGGCTTCTGGACCAGGGCCGCGAGGGACCCGGCTATGTGCTGACCCTGCGCGACGTGACCGCCGACCTTGCCGCCCATGCCGAGCGCGGCGCGCTGCTGGCCGAGGTGTTCGACCGGGTGCGCCGCCCTGCTGCCAACCTGCAGACGGTGATCGGCGTGCTGGCCGAGGAGCAGGGGGCAACCCCCGCCCTGACCGGCGCGATGCTGGAGGAGGTGGGCCGGCTGGCCAGCGCCATCACCGAGCTTGGCGGGCGCTATGATGACAGCCGCAGCAACTGGTGGCCGCTGGCCTTCACCCGCGCCAGCGACCTTGCCGACGGGATCCGGGCGCGGATCGAGGCGGCGGGGCTGCAGGTGACGGCGGATCCGGCGCCGATCCTGCTGCGCTGCGACGGGTTCGAGATCGTGGCGCTGGTGTCGGTGCTGGCGGAACGGGTGGCGGCGGCGGGCCTCGCGCGCAGCTTCACGCTGGAGATTGCCGAGGATGGCGCCGGGGCGATGATCCGGCTGGGATGGGCCGGGCCGGCGCTGCCGCTGGGGCAGCTCGACGGCTGGCTGGCGGGCCCGCTGGAAGTGGGGCTGGCCGATGTGACCGGCCAGAGCGTGCTGCTGACCCATGCCACCGAATGCTGGCCGGACCGCGAGGCGGCGGGGCGGGCCGGCATCTGCCTGCCGGTGCGCGAGGCGAGGCGGGCGCATCGCCGCCCGGCCCCGGTGACGCGGGCGGTGGTCTATGATTTCGACCTCTTGTCGAAGGCGCGCAATGCGGGCGTGCTGGAGGCGCGGCTGGAAGACCTGACCTATGTCGTCTTCGATACCGAAACCACGGGCCTGCTGCCGGCGCAGGGCGACGAGATCGTGCAGATCGCCGCGGTGCGCATCGTCAATGGCCGCCGGGTCGAGAAGGAGGTGTTCGACACGCTGGTGAACCCCGGCCGGCCGATCCCCGCCGCCTCGACCGAGGTTCATGGCATCACCGGCGCGATGGTCGCGGAGGCGCCGCGGATCGACGAGGTCGGCCGCCGCTTCCACAAGTTCGCGGAAGGCGCGGTGCTGGTCGCCCATAACGCGCCCTTCGACATGGAGTTCCTGCGCCGGCACGAGGCCGGGATCGGCGCCAGCTTCGACAATCCGATCCTCGACACGGTGCTGCTCTCGGCGGTGGTGTTCGGGCAGGGCGAGACCCACAGCCTCGACGCGCTGACCCACCGGCTGGGTATCACCATCCCCGAGGAGGCGCGCCACACCGCCATCGGCGACACCGTTGCCACGGCGGATGCCTTCCTGCGCCTGCTGCCGATGCTGCGCGCCAAGGGCATGGTCACCTTCGGCGACGTGCTGGCCGAGGTGCGCAAGCATGGGCGGCTGCTGAAGGACCTGAACGGCTGA
- a CDS encoding YcjX family protein, with amino-acid sequence MGIGDIADSVTRSVESLGASVSEAFFEPVIRLGVTGLSRAGKTVFITSLVANLLDRGRMPQLKAVADGTIRSVFLQPQPDVTVPRFEYEAHLAAMTGPDPHWPDSTRAVSELRLSFRVQPQGMLGGLRGLRTVHLDIVDYPGEWLLDLGLLDRTYADWAAETLARIADRPEAAGFLALAGATDGAARLDEADARALADSFAGYLIRARAAGWSDCTPGRFLLPGEMAGSPALTFAPIAQPADAGRSSLWREMDRRFEAYKARIVKPFFREHFARIERQVVLVDALGAIHAGPRAVEDMRRAMAEILAAFRPGRNGWLTGLVGGRRVERILFAATKADHLHHSQHPRLTAIMEALLREARDRADFAGAKTAAMSIAALRATVEETISHEGGPLDAVRGRLEGGRQAAFWAGELPGDPAQLLVPARQGAERWLDADFGAMAFLPAAAALRPGEGPPHIRLDRAVEFLIGDRLR; translated from the coding sequence TTGGGTATAGGTGACATTGCGGACAGCGTGACGCGCAGCGTGGAAAGCCTCGGCGCCTCGGTCAGCGAAGCCTTTTTCGAGCCGGTGATCCGGCTGGGGGTGACGGGCCTGTCGCGGGCCGGCAAGACGGTGTTCATCACCTCGCTGGTAGCGAACCTCCTGGACCGGGGCCGTATGCCGCAGCTGAAGGCGGTGGCGGATGGGACGATCCGGTCGGTGTTCCTGCAGCCGCAGCCCGATGTGACGGTGCCGCGGTTCGAGTATGAGGCGCATCTGGCGGCGATGACCGGGCCGGACCCGCATTGGCCCGACAGCACCCGCGCTGTCAGCGAGTTGCGCCTGTCGTTCCGGGTGCAGCCGCAGGGGATGCTGGGCGGGCTGCGCGGGCTGCGCACCGTGCATCTGGATATCGTGGATTATCCCGGCGAGTGGTTGCTGGACCTTGGCCTGCTGGACCGAACCTATGCCGACTGGGCCGCCGAGACGCTGGCGCGGATCGCGGACCGGCCCGAGGCGGCGGGGTTTCTGGCGCTGGCGGGGGCCACGGACGGCGCGGCGCGGCTGGACGAGGCAGATGCGCGGGCGCTGGCGGACAGTTTCGCCGGCTACCTGATCCGCGCCCGCGCGGCCGGCTGGTCGGACTGCACGCCGGGGCGGTTCCTGCTGCCCGGCGAGATGGCAGGCTCGCCGGCGCTGACCTTTGCCCCCATCGCGCAGCCTGCAGATGCGGGGCGCAGCAGCCTGTGGCGCGAGATGGACCGGCGCTTCGAGGCCTACAAGGCGCGGATCGTGAAGCCGTTCTTCCGCGAGCATTTCGCAAGGATCGAGCGACAGGTGGTACTGGTCGATGCGCTTGGTGCAATCCATGCCGGGCCGCGCGCGGTGGAGGACATGCGCCGGGCGATGGCCGAGATCCTGGCCGCCTTCCGCCCCGGCCGCAATGGCTGGCTGACCGGGCTCGTAGGCGGGCGGCGGGTGGAGCGGATCCTGTTCGCCGCGACCAAGGCCGACCATCTGCACCACAGCCAGCATCCGCGCCTGACCGCGATCATGGAGGCGCTGCTGCGCGAGGCCAGGGACCGCGCCGATTTTGCCGGGGCGAAGACGGCGGCGATGTCGATTGCGGCGCTGCGCGCGACGGTGGAGGAGACGATCAGCCATGAGGGCGGGCCGCTGGATGCCGTGCGCGGCCGGCTGGAGGGCGGGCGGCAGGCGGCGTTCTGGGCGGGCGAACTGCCCGGTGATCCGGCGCAGCTGCTGGTGCCGGCGCGGCAGGGAGCGGAGCGTTGGCTGGATGCCGATTTCGGCGCGATGGCCTTCCTGCCCGCCGCCGCGGCGCTGCGCCCCGGCGAGGGGCCGCCGCATATAAGGCTGGACCGGGCGGTGGAATTTCTGATCGGAGACAGGTTGCGATGA
- a CDS encoding response regulator transcription factor has translation MAEAEKQRRVLVVEDEDNIAIALDYLMTREGYAHDRVSSGAEAMARIRATHPDLVLLDVMLPGVSGYEICQDVRMDPGLADVKILMMTARGSAMERRKGLALGADGFIAKPFELKELRAEVRRLIGSGPA, from the coding sequence ATGGCCGAAGCGGAGAAGCAACGTCGGGTTCTGGTGGTCGAGGACGAGGACAATATCGCCATCGCGCTGGACTATCTGATGACCCGCGAGGGCTATGCCCATGACCGGGTGTCGAGCGGCGCCGAGGCAATGGCCCGGATCCGCGCCACGCATCCCGACCTGGTGCTGCTGGACGTGATGCTGCCGGGCGTGTCCGGCTACGAGATCTGCCAGGATGTGCGGATGGATCCCGGCCTGGCCGATGTGAAGATCCTGATGATGACCGCCCGCGGCTCGGCGATGGAGCGCAGGAAGGGGCTGGCACTTGGGGCCGACGGCTTCATCGCCAAACCCTTCGAGCTGAAGGAGCTTCGGGCCGAGGTGCGCCGGCTGATCGGCAGCGGGCCGGCATGA
- a CDS encoding CDP-alcohol phosphatidyltransferase family protein, which yields MTLRFKALFVHLLTATGAVLSMLAMLAAVEEQWSLMFLWLVVALVVDGVDGPLARRYQVKVNWPTYDGVLLDLIIDYLTYVFIPAYALFKSGLLPGWTGWIAIIVIVYGSVIYFADTRMKTKDNSFSGFPACWNMVVLVLFALKPNFELTLAIVVALAVAMFLNVKFIHPVRTDRWRAISLPMALAWTGFAGWAAWVDFDPQSWAHWGLVVTSLYLLLAGAVQQLVPARR from the coding sequence ATGACCCTGCGCTTCAAAGCCCTTTTCGTTCACCTTCTCACCGCCACCGGCGCCGTGCTGTCGATGCTCGCCATGCTTGCGGCGGTCGAGGAACAGTGGAGCCTAATGTTCCTGTGGCTGGTCGTGGCGCTGGTCGTGGACGGCGTCGACGGCCCGCTGGCCCGGCGCTATCAGGTCAAGGTCAACTGGCCCACCTATGACGGGGTGCTGCTGGACCTCATCATCGACTACCTGACCTATGTGTTCATCCCGGCCTATGCGCTGTTCAAGTCCGGCCTCCTGCCGGGCTGGACCGGCTGGATCGCCATCATCGTCATCGTCTATGGCTCGGTGATCTACTTCGCCGATACGCGCATGAAAACGAAGGACAATTCCTTCTCGGGCTTTCCGGCCTGCTGGAACATGGTGGTGCTGGTGCTGTTCGCGCTGAAGCCGAATTTCGAGCTGACGCTGGCCATCGTCGTGGCGCTGGCGGTGGCGATGTTCCTGAACGTCAAGTTCATCCACCCGGTGCGTACCGACCGATGGCGCGCGATCTCGCTGCCGATGGCGCTGGCCTGGACCGGCTTTGCCGGATGGGCGGCCTGGGTCGATTTCGACCCGCAAAGCTGGGCGCATTGGGGCCTGGTCGTGACCTCGCTCTACCTGCTGCTGGCCGGCGCGGTGCAGCAATTGGTCCCGGCGCGGCGTTAG